One stretch of Centroberyx gerrardi isolate f3 chromosome 13, fCenGer3.hap1.cur.20231027, whole genome shotgun sequence DNA includes these proteins:
- the pter gene encoding N-acetyltaurine hydrolase yields MSELSGKVQTVLSLVDPEQLGRTMTHEHLTMSFECCYFPPPPGDEAVAESPFHMKHMFWLRQNPYSSHENLLLQQETGAVRDELLAYRKAGGGTIVENTTAGIDRDLPTLRQLAKDTGVHIIGGAGYYVDCTHTEATKRMTVEKLTDIIVSEVLHGADGTDIRCGVIGEIGTSWPITESEKKVLRATAHAQAQLGCPVIIHPGRDPAAPAEIVRILQEAGGDISKTVMSHLDRTIFDDGELLEFAKLGSYLEYDLFGTEMLNYPYNLEVDMPSDSQRVKTLAFVVKEGYEDKIVVAHDIHTKNRLTKYGGHGYSHILNNIVPKMLTRGISQNQVDKILIENPKRWLTFK; encoded by the exons ATGTCGGAGCTGAGCGGGAAGGTCCAGACAGTTCTGAGTCTGGTGGATCCGGAGCAGCTGGGCCGCACCATGACCCACGAGCACCTGACCATGAGCTTCGAGTGCTGCTACTTCCCCCCGCCGCCGGGTGACGAGGCGGTGGCGGAGAGCCCGTTCCACATGAAGCACATGTTCTGGCTGAGACAGAACCCGTACAGCAGCCACGagaacctgctgctgcagcaggagacCGGCGCCGTGCGGGACGAGCTGCTGGCCTACAGGAAGGCCGGCGGCGGGACGATAGTGGAGAACACCACCGCGGGCATCGACCGAGACCTGCCCACCCTCAGGCAGCTGGCCAAGGACACGGGGGTCCACATCATCGGAGGAGCGGGGTACTATGTGGACTGCACCCACACAGAGGCCACCAAGAGGATGACTGTGGAGAAG CTCACCGACATCATCGTCAGCGAGGTGCTTCACGGGGCGGACGGCACAGACATCCGCTGTGGCGTGATTGGAGAGATCGGCACCAGCTGGCCCATCACCGAGAGCGAGAAGAAGGTGCTGAGGGCCACGGCTCACGCTCAGGCGCAGCTCGGCTGCCCCGTCATCATCCATCCCGGTCGGGATCCCGCCGCTCCCGCTGAGATTGTCCGCATTCTCCAGGAGGCCGGCGGTGACATCAGCAAAACTGTGATGTCTCACCTGGACAG GACCATATTTGATGATGGTGAGCTACTGGAGTTTGCTAAGCTGGGCAGTTACCTGGAGTATGACCTGTTTGGGACGGAGATGCTGAACTACCCGTACAACCTGGAGGTGGACATGCCCAGCGACAGCCAGAGAGTCAAGAC CTTGGCATTCGTGGTGAAGGAAGGCTACGAGGACAAGATAGTGGTCGCACACGACATCCACACCAAGAACCGTCTGACCAAGTACGGCGGCCACGGCTACTCTCACATCCTGAACAACATCGTGCCCAAGATGCTGACCAGAGGCATCTCCCAGAACCAGGTGGATAAGATCCTCATCGAGAACCCCAAACGCTGGCTGACCTTCAAATGA
- the c1ql3b gene encoding complement C1q-like protein 3b, whose product MIATGVCGVALVLVLVVLIPVVVNSAGTPARYEMLGSCQMVCDSHGTAATATAKATNTIKDNRLVQSLPTFIQGPQGEQGRMGRMGPRGPTGEPGPPGPAGPPGERGVPGPPGPPGLNGPTGAISAATYNTVPKIAFYAGLKKQHEGYEVLKFDDVVTNLGNHYDPSSGKFTCSIPGIYFFVYHVLMRGGDGTSMWADLCKNNQVRASAIAQDADQNYDYASNSVVLHLEPGDEIYIKLDGGKAHGGNNNKYSTFSGFMVYAD is encoded by the exons ATGATCGCAACTGGTGTTTGTGGCGTCGCCCTGGTGCTGGTGTTGGTGGTTCTGATCCCGGTCGTGGTGAACTCCGCCGGGACCCCAGCCCGCTACGAGATGCTCGGATCCTGTCAGATGGTGTGCGATTCCCACGGGACCGCGGCCACGGCCACGGCAAAGGCAACAAACACGATCAAAGACAACCGCTTGGTTCAGTCGCTACCAACGTTTATCCAAGGTCCGCAAGGCGAGCAGGGACGCATGGGCAGGATGGGTCCGAGGGGGCCGACTGGCGAGCCCGGACCACCTGGACCTGCTGGTCCGCCTGGGGAAAGAGGGGTACCGGGACCTCCGGGTCCACCCGGGTTAAATGGGCCCACCGGTGCCATTAGCGCAGCCACATACAACACCGTGCCAAAGATAGCGTTTTATGCTGGGCTGAAGAAGCAACATGAGGGATATGAAGTGCTGAAATTCGACGACGTGGTCACCAATCTTGGCAACCACTACGACCCTTCTTCAGGGAAATTCACCTGTTCAATACCAGGGATTTACTTCTTTGTTTACCATGTGCTAATGCGAGGCGGGGACGGAACCAGCATGTGGGCTGACCTCTGTAAAAACAACCAG GTGAGAGCCAGCGCTATTGCCCAAGATGCAGACCAAAACTACGACTACGCCAGCAACAGCGTTGTCCTACATCTAGAGCCCGGGGACGAGATTTACATCAAGTTGGACGGTGGAAAGGCGCACGGGGGCAACAACAACAAGTACAGCACCTTCTCCGGCTTTATGGTGTACGCTGATTGA
- the gpt gene encoding alanine aminotransferase 2-like isoform X2, which yields MTENGVSSRGKVLTIDTMNPTVKKVEYAVRGPIVQRAVQIEQELREGVKKPFAEVIKANIGDAHAMGQQPITFFRQVLALCSYPELLNDSTFPEDAKSRARRILQSCGGSSIGAYSASQGIDCVRQDVAGYIERRDGGVPCDPDNIYLTTGASDGIVTMLKLLVCGEGATRTGVMISIPQYPLYSAALAELGAVQINYYLNEQKCWSLDISELQRALEEARRHCNPRALCIINPGNPTGQVQSRQCIEDVIRFAAKERLFLMADEVYQDNVYADGCQFHSFKKVLFEMGPEYSNAVELASFHSTSKCYMGECGFRGGYMEIINMDAEVKAQLTKLVSVRLCPPVPGQALMDLVVNSPQPGEPSYDNFIKERTATLSVLAEKAKLTEQILNTVPGISCNPVQGAMYSFPHITIPEKAIKEAKEKGQAPDMFYCMKMLEETGICLVPGSGFGQRDGTYHFRMTILPPTDKLKILLNKVKEFHQKFTQQYS from the exons GGAGTCAAGAAGCCCTTTGCTGAGGTCATCAAGGCCAACATTGGTGACGCACATGCCATGGGccagcagccaatcaccttcTTCCGTCAG GTCTTGGCACTCTGCTCTTACCCTGAACTGTTGAATGACAGCACATTCCCAGAGGATGCTAAAAGTAGAGCACGCCGCATTTTGCAGTCCTGTGGAGGGAGCAGTATAG GTGCTTACAGTGCCAGTCAGGGCATAGACTGTGTGCGTCAGGATGTGGCTGGCTACATTGAGCGAAGGGATGGCGGTGTTCCCTGTGATCCAGACAACATCTACCTCACCACAGGGGCCAGCGACGGCATCGTG ACCATGCTGAAGCTGCTGGTGTGTGGTGAGGGCGCGACCCGCACAGGCGTGATGATCTCCATCCCCCAGTACCCGCTGTACTCGGCCGCCCTGGCCGAACTGGGCGCCGTGCAGATCAACTACTACCTTAATGAGCAGAAATGCTGGAGCCTGGACATCAGCGAGCTGCAGCGCGCCCTGGAGGAGGCCAGGCGCCACTGCAACCCCCGAGCCCTCTGCATCATCAACCCTGGAAACCCCACCG GTCAAGTTCAGAGCAGACAGTGCATTGAGGATGTGATCCGATTTGCCGCAAAGGAGCGTCTCTTCCTAATGGCTGATGAG GTCTACCAGGATAATGTGTATGCTGATGGTTGCCAGTTCCATTCCTTTAAGAAGGTGCTGTTTGAGATGGGACCAGAGTACTCCAACGCTGTGGAACTGGCATCCTTCCACTCCACCTCTAAATGTTACATGGGAGA GTGTGGTTTCCGCGGCGGCTACATGGAGATCATCAACATGGACGCTGAGGTGAAGGCCCAGCTGACCAAGCTGGTGTCGGTCCGTCTGTGTCCCCCCGTTCCTGGACAGGCCCTAATGGACCTGGTGGTCAACTCTCCCCAGCCTGGGGAACCCTCCTACGACAACTTCATCAAG GAGCGCACAGCCACCCTAAGTGTCTTAGCGGAGAAGGCCAAGCTGACGGAGCAGATTCTGAACACTGTGCCTGGCATCAGCTGTAATCCTGTGCAGGGTGCAATGTACTCCTTCCCTCACATCACCATCCCTGAAAAGGCCATCAAAGAGGCCAAG gAGAAGGGCCAGGCTCCAGACATGTTCTACTGCATGAAGATGCTGGAGGAGACGGGGATCTGCCTGGTACCTGGAAGCGGCTTCGGCCAGAGGGATGGAACCTACCACTTCAG AATGACCATTTTGCCACCGACGGACAAGCTGAAGATCCTGCTAAATAAAGTGAAGGAGTTCCACCAGAAATTCACCCAGCAGTATTCTTAA